The following are encoded in a window of Haemorhous mexicanus isolate bHaeMex1 chromosome 7, bHaeMex1.pri, whole genome shotgun sequence genomic DNA:
- the BNIP3 gene encoding BCL2/adenovirus E1B 19 kDa protein-interacting protein 3: MSRQSPQEENLQGSWVELHFSNGSGSGSSVSTGSQEQVPASLSIHNGDMEKILLDAQHESGRSSSRESSHCDSPPRSQTPQDSHRALEIESHSSGEKNSFQSEEDFLERRREVERLLRRNADWIWDWSSRPENIPPKEFLFKHPRRTATLSMRNTSVMKKGGIFSAEFLKVFLPSLLLSHLLAIGLGIYIGRRLTTTASSSTF; the protein is encoded by the exons ATGTCGCGACAGAGCCCTCAGGAGGAGAACCTGCAGG ggtcctggGTGGAGCTGCACTTCAGcaatggcagtggcagtggcagctctgtgtccacggggagccaggagcaggtgCCAGCCTCGCTGTCCATCCACAACGGGGACATGGAGAAGATCCTGCTGGACGCCCAGCACGAGtcgggcaggagcagctccagggagagctcccaCTGTGACAG CCCTCCTCgctcccagaccccccaggacAGCCACAGAGCTCTGGAGATAGAGAGCCACAGCAGTGGGGAGAAGAACAGCTTCCAG TCTGAGGAGGATttcctggagaggaggagggaggtggaGCGGCTGCTGAGGAGGAACGCGGATTGGATCTGGGACTGGTCCAGCCGGCCTGAGAACATCCCGCCCAA ggaattCCTCTTCAAGCACCCCCGGCGCACAGCCACGCTCAGCATGAGGAACACCAGTGTGATGAAGAAAGGGGGGATATTCTCTGCAGAATTCCTGAAGGTtttcctcccatccctgctgctctctcaccTGCTGGCCATTGGACTAGG GATTTACATCGGGAGGCGTCTCACCACCACGGCTTCCAGCAGCACCTTCTAG